A genomic region of Phenylobacterium parvum contains the following coding sequences:
- a CDS encoding carboxyl transferase domain-containing protein, whose product MPVLKSALDPASAAFRANAEVNRALAAQLAGRTAQAVLGGPEDSRRRHEARGKLLPRDRVEGLLDPGAPFLEIGALAAFGLYDDEAPASGLIAGIGRVSGREVMILANDATVKGGAYFPLTVKKHLRAQEIAEQNALPCVYLVDSGGANLPHQAEVFPDRDHFGRIFFNQARMSARGIAQIACVMGSCTAGGAYVPAMSDETVIVRGTGAESQGTIFLGGPPLVKAATGEVISATDLGGADVHGRRSGVVDHVAEDDRHALAIVRRIVAGLNTRRPEGPVLAEPRPPLFDPAELYGVIPQDVRAPYDVREVIARIVDGSAFDEFKALYGQTLVCGFARIWGYPVAILANNGILFSESALKGAHFIELACQRGIPLLFLQNISGFMVGGRYEAGGIARDGAKLVTAVACAEVPKLTVLIGGSFGAGNYGMCGRAYSPRFLWSWPNARISVMGGEQAASVLATIRRDGIEARGGQWPAEEEEAFKAPVRERYEAEGDPYFATARLWDDGIIDPAQTRDVLGLSLSAALNAPIAPTRFGVFRM is encoded by the coding sequence ATGCCCGTCCTGAAGAGCGCCCTCGATCCGGCTTCGGCGGCCTTCCGCGCCAATGCGGAGGTCAACCGCGCCCTCGCCGCCCAGCTGGCCGGGCGCACGGCCCAGGCCGTCCTCGGCGGGCCCGAGGACAGCCGCCGCCGGCACGAGGCCCGGGGCAAGCTCCTGCCCCGGGACCGGGTGGAGGGCCTGCTGGACCCGGGCGCGCCCTTCCTCGAGATCGGCGCCCTTGCGGCCTTTGGCCTCTACGACGACGAGGCCCCGGCCTCGGGCCTGATCGCCGGCATCGGCCGGGTCAGCGGCCGGGAGGTGATGATCCTGGCCAACGACGCCACGGTGAAGGGCGGCGCCTACTTCCCCCTCACCGTGAAGAAGCACCTGCGGGCCCAGGAGATCGCCGAGCAGAACGCCCTGCCCTGCGTCTACCTGGTGGACTCCGGCGGGGCCAACCTGCCCCACCAGGCGGAGGTCTTCCCCGACCGCGACCACTTCGGCCGCATCTTCTTCAACCAGGCCCGGATGAGCGCCCGGGGGATCGCCCAGATCGCCTGCGTCATGGGCTCGTGCACGGCGGGGGGCGCCTATGTCCCGGCCATGTCCGATGAGACCGTGATCGTGCGGGGGACCGGGGCGGAGAGCCAGGGCACCATCTTCCTGGGCGGCCCGCCCCTGGTGAAGGCCGCCACGGGCGAGGTCATCTCGGCCACCGACCTCGGCGGGGCCGACGTCCACGGACGCCGCTCGGGCGTGGTGGACCACGTGGCCGAGGACGACCGGCACGCCCTGGCCATCGTCCGGCGGATCGTCGCCGGCCTCAACACACGCCGCCCGGAGGGACCGGTCCTGGCCGAGCCCCGCCCGCCCCTGTTCGATCCCGCCGAGCTCTACGGGGTCATCCCCCAGGACGTCCGGGCGCCCTACGACGTGCGCGAGGTCATCGCCCGGATCGTCGACGGCTCGGCCTTCGATGAGTTCAAGGCCCTCTACGGCCAGACCCTGGTCTGCGGCTTCGCCCGGATCTGGGGCTATCCGGTGGCCATCCTGGCCAACAACGGCATCCTGTTCTCGGAGAGCGCCCTCAAGGGGGCCCACTTCATCGAGCTGGCCTGCCAGAGGGGCATCCCCCTCCTTTTCCTGCAGAACATCTCCGGCTTCATGGTCGGCGGACGCTACGAGGCCGGCGGCATAGCCCGGGACGGCGCCAAGCTGGTCACCGCCGTGGCCTGCGCCGAGGTGCCCAAGCTGACCGTGCTGATCGGCGGCTCCTTCGGGGCCGGCAACTACGGCATGTGCGGCCGGGCCTATTCGCCGCGCTTCCTCTGGAGCTGGCCCAACGCCCGCATCTCGGTGATGGGCGGCGAGCAGGCCGCCAGCGTCCTGGCGACCATCCGCCGCGACGGGATCGAGGCTCGGGGCGGCCAGTGGCCCGCCGAGGAGGAAGAGGCCTTCAAGGCGCCCGTGCGCGAGCGCTACGAGGCCGAGGGCGATCCCTACTTCGCCACCGCCCGCCTGTGGGACGACGGGATCATCGACCCCGCCCAGACCCGCGATGTCCTGGGCCTGTCCCTGTCCGCCGCCCTGAACGCCCCGATCGCGCCAACGCGCTTCGGCGTCTTCCGAATGTGA
- a CDS encoding division plane positioning ATPase MipZ, with translation MADIIVVGNEKGGAGKSTLAIHLMTALLHGGARVGALDLDVRQQSLAHFIDNRAAWLAANGAEAPMPENVRLDAALARAPEAEAQARLDAALEALSGCDLIVIDTPGADTALSRAAHARADQIVTPMNDSFVDFDTLGVVDPVTLELKRPSLYSETVWNSRKDRAQASGRSIDWVVLRNRLAPADARNRRRVDERVQALSRRAGFRVGPGLRDRVIYRELFPFGLTIADLSPSIRPVSMSLQHVAARQELRDLMGFLGLSPDGAQLAAQ, from the coding sequence ATGGCCGACATCATCGTCGTGGGCAACGAGAAGGGCGGGGCGGGCAAGTCCACCCTCGCCATCCACCTCATGACCGCGCTCCTGCATGGCGGCGCCCGGGTCGGAGCCCTGGACCTGGACGTGCGCCAGCAGTCCCTGGCCCATTTCATCGACAACCGCGCCGCCTGGCTGGCCGCCAATGGGGCGGAGGCCCCGATGCCCGAGAACGTCCGGCTGGACGCCGCCCTCGCCCGGGCGCCCGAGGCGGAGGCCCAGGCCCGGCTGGACGCGGCCCTCGAGGCCCTGTCCGGCTGCGACCTCATCGTGATCGACACTCCCGGCGCCGACACCGCCCTGAGCCGCGCCGCCCACGCCCGGGCGGACCAGATCGTCACCCCGATGAACGACAGCTTCGTGGACTTCGACACCCTGGGCGTGGTCGATCCCGTGACCCTGGAGCTCAAGCGGCCGAGCCTCTATTCCGAGACGGTGTGGAACAGCCGCAAGGACCGGGCCCAGGCGTCCGGGCGGTCCATCGACTGGGTGGTGCTGCGCAACCGCCTGGCTCCGGCTGACGCCCGCAACCGCCGCCGGGTGGACGAGCGGGTCCAGGCCCTGTCCCGCCGGGCCGGCTTCCGGGTCGGCCCCGGCCTTCGCGACCGGGTGATCTATCGGGAGCTCTTTCCCTTCGGCCTGACCATCGCCGACCTGTCGCCTTCGATCCGCCCCGTCTCCATGAGCCTCCAGCACGTTGCGGCCCGACAGGAACTGCGCGACCTGATGGGCTTCCTCGGCCTGTCCCCTGACGGGGCCCAGCTGGCCGCCCAGTAA
- the folE gene encoding GTP cyclohydrolase I produces MKPPADPQQEPVSARIRARIQKAKKRFFANDNISAYIREGELDDLLSEVEGKFREVLKSLVIDTEADHNTQDTAKRVAKMYVTEVFRGRYTDAPPVTEFPNASSLNELMIVGPITVRSACSHHFCPIMGRLWIGLMPNEHSNLIGLSKYSRLAEWVMSRPQIQEEAITQLADLLMEKVRPDGLAVVMEADHFCMHWRGVKDSETMMINSVMRGSFLKDHTLRAEFLSLIKNRT; encoded by the coding sequence GTGAAGCCTCCGGCAGACCCTCAACAGGAGCCCGTCTCCGCCCGGATCCGCGCCCGGATCCAGAAGGCGAAGAAGCGGTTCTTCGCCAATGACAACATCTCCGCCTACATCCGCGAGGGGGAGCTGGACGACCTCCTGTCAGAGGTGGAGGGCAAGTTCCGCGAGGTCCTCAAGAGCCTGGTGATCGACACCGAGGCGGACCACAACACCCAGGACACCGCCAAGCGCGTGGCCAAGATGTACGTGACCGAGGTCTTCCGCGGCCGCTATACCGACGCGCCGCCGGTCACGGAATTCCCCAACGCCTCGTCCCTGAACGAGCTGATGATCGTCGGCCCGATCACGGTGCGCAGCGCCTGCAGCCACCACTTCTGCCCGATCATGGGGCGCCTCTGGATCGGCCTGATGCCGAACGAACACTCCAACCTGATCGGCCTGTCCAAGTACTCGCGCCTGGCCGAGTGGGTCATGTCCCGGCCGCAGATCCAGGAAGAGGCCATCACCCAGTTGGCGGACCTCCTGATGGAAAAGGTCCGCCCGGACGGCCTGGCCGTCGTCATGGAGGCCGACCATTTCTGCATGCACTGGCGGGGCGTGAAGGACAGCGAGACCATGATGATCAACTCGGTCATGCGTGGCTCCTTCCTGAAGGATCACACCCTGCGGGCCGAATTCCTCTCCCTCATCAAGAACAGGACCTGA
- a CDS encoding enoyl-CoA hydratase-related protein — protein sequence MSNPIADPLVEGVDSDAASDLVRLDTTQEGVAVVTLNRPDARNSFNAELIGALHETFETLQAAEGVRVVFLRGAGKVFSAGADLNWMRDAAHWTEAENRDDAMGLARMLKALWDIPALTVALVQGGAWGGGCGLAAACDIAVAERGAKFGFSEARLGLIAATISPYIVAAIGPRASRGLFASARTFDADEALRIGLVSELVDDAAALATAADRIAGEAMACAPGAIAASKALVDAVAHREIGPAVMEDTARRIAQARVSAEGREGVAAFLARRSPSWAGQG from the coding sequence ATGTCCAACCCGATCGCCGATCCCCTGGTCGAGGGCGTCGACAGCGACGCCGCCTCGGACCTGGTGCGCCTGGACACCACCCAGGAAGGGGTGGCGGTGGTCACCCTCAACCGGCCGGACGCGCGCAACAGCTTCAACGCCGAACTGATCGGCGCCCTGCACGAGACCTTCGAGACCCTCCAGGCCGCCGAGGGCGTGCGGGTGGTGTTCCTGCGCGGCGCCGGCAAGGTCTTCTCCGCCGGGGCCGACCTGAACTGGATGCGCGACGCCGCGCACTGGACCGAAGCAGAGAACCGCGACGACGCCATGGGCCTGGCGCGCATGCTCAAGGCCCTCTGGGATATCCCGGCCCTGACCGTGGCCCTGGTGCAGGGCGGCGCCTGGGGCGGGGGCTGCGGCCTCGCCGCCGCCTGCGACATCGCCGTGGCCGAGCGGGGCGCGAAGTTCGGCTTCTCCGAGGCCCGGCTGGGCCTGATCGCCGCCACCATCAGCCCCTACATCGTGGCCGCCATTGGCCCGAGGGCCTCCCGCGGCCTGTTCGCCTCGGCCCGCACCTTCGACGCCGACGAGGCCCTGCGCATCGGGCTGGTGAGCGAACTGGTCGATGACGCCGCCGCCCTGGCGACCGCCGCCGACCGCATCGCCGGCGAGGCCATGGCCTGCGCCCCCGGCGCCATCGCGGCCTCCAAGGCCCTGGTCGACGCCGTCGCCCATCGCGAGATCGGCCCCGCCGTCATGGAGGACACCGCCCGCCGGATCGCCCAGGCCCGGGTCAGCGCCGAGGGCCGCGAGGGCGTCGCCGCCTTCCTTGCCCGCAGGTCGCCCTCCTGGGCAGGACAGGGCTGA
- the panC gene encoding pantoate--beta-alanine ligase, whose translation MTTLPVVRTVADLRSAVAGWRREGLSVGFVPTMGALHEGHLSLIRLALSRTDRVAASIFVNPTQFGPNEDLAAYPRDEAGDAGKLAGAGCHLLFAPAAAEMYPPGAATVVTVSGVSEPLDGQARPGHFAGVATVVAKLLNQTRADVAVFGEKDYQQLQVIRRMAADLDLGVEILGAPTARAADGLALSSRNAYLTAEERQRAPELAAALAEAVLALRSGAPVERVEAEAVARIQAAGFGPVDYVEVRDAGDLSRLGPGPMPGGRPGRILAAARLGRARLIDNMAV comes from the coding sequence ATGACCACCCTTCCCGTCGTCCGCACCGTCGCCGACCTCCGCTCCGCCGTCGCCGGCTGGCGGCGCGAGGGACTGTCGGTGGGCTTTGTCCCAACCATGGGCGCCCTGCACGAGGGGCACCTGTCCCTGATCCGCCTCGCCCTGTCCCGGACCGACCGCGTGGCGGCCTCCATCTTCGTGAACCCGACCCAGTTCGGTCCGAACGAGGACCTGGCCGCCTATCCCCGTGACGAGGCCGGCGACGCCGGGAAGCTGGCCGGAGCGGGCTGCCATCTCCTCTTCGCCCCCGCCGCCGCAGAGATGTATCCGCCCGGCGCCGCCACTGTGGTGACGGTGTCGGGGGTGTCCGAGCCCCTCGACGGACAGGCCCGGCCCGGTCATTTCGCCGGGGTCGCCACCGTGGTGGCCAAGCTCCTGAACCAGACGCGCGCCGACGTCGCGGTCTTTGGCGAGAAGGACTATCAGCAGCTCCAGGTCATCCGCCGCATGGCCGCCGACCTCGACCTCGGGGTGGAGATCCTGGGCGCGCCCACCGCCCGGGCGGCGGACGGCCTGGCCCTGTCCTCCCGCAACGCCTACCTGACCGCGGAGGAGCGCCAGCGGGCGCCGGAGCTGGCCGCCGCCCTGGCCGAGGCGGTCCTGGCCCTGCGTTCGGGCGCACCGGTGGAACGCGTCGAGGCCGAAGCGGTCGCCCGAATTCAGGCGGCGGGCTTCGGGCCCGTGGACTATGTCGAGGTGCGCGACGCGGGCGACCTGTCTCGGCTGGGACCCGGCCCCATGCCCGGCGGCCGGCCGGGACGCATCCTCGCCGCCGCCCGCCTGGGACGGGCCCGGCTCATCGACAACATGGCGGTCTGA
- a CDS encoding patatin-like phospholipase family protein, with translation MQIPTETALARLFETARQSGSARWWCLPGGLDLFRPGEPADELHLLRAGRLGAFRVDGGDEPRFLGVVRPGEPAGEMSLITGAVHSGRLTALRDSEILSLDREVFFAACETDPDIMTDLARLMVGRARDAGRTAALVEPTVFGFVAQGPIEGVRDLVESLAEGIRAAGFTAAVAGSEAQEAETSWFSNLEHSVDYALYVAGHGEAAWAGKIARQVDRLFRVGRGDFPPPPGAAAHTPPALAVGAELVLVQPAGIRRPRGGEAWMTATGAVGLTHLRQGDPGDLARLVRRLTGRAVGLVLSGGGARAYAHIGVIRALSERGVPIDHVGGASMGAVIAAGLALGWDLDEMDQRIRRAFVASSPLDDIAFPMLAMTRGEKVARRLEEHFGDVQFSDLWRPFFCVSSNLTTGAHQVHRRGSVRAALRASISLPGLLPPALQGQNVLVDGAVLKNLPVDVMRGGLSGPIIGVDVSRGLSITAADIVRPRSLLRWVLSGQWRKGPPIVSLLIRAATVSSGRDLAAAREGADVLILPELAGVEIRDWSAYDPAVAAGYTAALASLDRIAGPLEDLRHRPPARPAFP, from the coding sequence GTGCAAATCCCGACCGAAACCGCCCTCGCCCGGCTTTTCGAGACCGCCCGCCAGTCCGGGTCGGCGCGCTGGTGGTGCCTGCCGGGAGGGCTGGACCTGTTCCGGCCCGGCGAGCCGGCCGATGAGCTTCACCTGCTGAGGGCCGGGCGGCTGGGCGCCTTCCGGGTCGACGGGGGCGATGAGCCCCGCTTCCTGGGCGTCGTCCGCCCCGGCGAGCCCGCGGGAGAGATGAGCCTGATCACGGGCGCCGTTCATTCCGGTCGCCTGACCGCCCTGCGGGACTCCGAGATCCTGTCCCTGGACCGCGAGGTCTTCTTCGCCGCATGCGAGACGGACCCGGACATCATGACCGACCTCGCCCGCCTGATGGTGGGCCGGGCCCGGGACGCCGGCCGCACGGCCGCCCTGGTGGAGCCCACGGTCTTCGGCTTCGTCGCCCAGGGCCCCATCGAGGGCGTGAGGGACCTGGTCGAGTCCCTGGCCGAGGGCATCCGGGCCGCCGGCTTCACGGCCGCCGTCGCGGGCTCCGAGGCGCAGGAGGCCGAGACCTCCTGGTTCTCCAATCTTGAGCACTCCGTCGACTACGCCCTCTATGTCGCCGGCCACGGGGAGGCGGCCTGGGCCGGCAAGATCGCCCGCCAGGTGGACCGGCTCTTCCGGGTGGGCCGGGGGGACTTCCCGCCGCCGCCCGGCGCCGCGGCCCACACCCCGCCCGCCCTGGCCGTGGGGGCAGAGCTTGTGCTGGTGCAGCCGGCGGGCATCCGCCGCCCGCGCGGTGGCGAGGCCTGGATGACGGCGACCGGGGCGGTGGGCCTGACACACCTTCGGCAGGGCGATCCCGGCGACCTGGCGCGCCTGGTCCGCAGGCTGACCGGGCGGGCCGTGGGCCTGGTCCTCTCCGGCGGCGGCGCCCGGGCCTACGCCCATATCGGCGTCATCCGCGCCCTGTCCGAGCGCGGCGTGCCCATCGACCATGTGGGGGGCGCCTCCATGGGGGCGGTGATCGCTGCAGGCCTCGCCCTGGGTTGGGACCTGGACGAGATGGACCAGCGCATACGGCGGGCCTTCGTCGCCTCCAGCCCCCTCGATGACATCGCCTTCCCCATGCTGGCCATGACCCGGGGCGAGAAGGTCGCCCGGCGGCTCGAGGAGCACTTTGGCGACGTCCAGTTCTCCGACCTCTGGCGCCCCTTCTTCTGCGTCTCCTCCAACCTCACCACGGGCGCCCACCAGGTGCATCGGCGGGGAAGCGTCCGCGCCGCCCTGCGGGCCTCCATCTCCCTCCCCGGCCTCCTGCCGCCCGCCCTCCAGGGCCAGAACGTGCTGGTGGACGGCGCCGTCCTCAAGAACCTGCCCGTGGACGTCATGCGCGGCGGCCTGTCCGGCCCCATCATCGGGGTCGACGTCAGCCGGGGCCTGTCCATCACCGCCGCCGACATCGTCCGACCGCGATCCCTCCTGCGCTGGGTCCTGTCGGGCCAGTGGCGCAAGGGCCCGCCCATCGTCTCCCTGCTGATCCGCGCCGCCACCGTCTCCTCGGGCCGCGACCTGGCCGCCGCACGGGAGGGGGCCGACGTCCTGATCCTGCCCGAGCTGGCCGGGGTGGAGATCCGCGACTGGAGCGCCTACGACCCCGCCGTCGCCGCCGGCTACACGGCCGCCCTCGCCTCGCTGGACCGGATCGCCGGCCCCCTGGAGGACCTGCGCCACCGCCCGCCGGCGCGCCCCGCATTCCCCTGA
- a CDS encoding DUF1489 family protein, with amino-acid sequence MTLHMIRLCVGCDTIEDLVAWHGNSPDPWPLHTRMAPKRVEELLDGGSLYRIFRGLVLCRQVILSISRVEAGSESHCRIDLEPRIIRVAPTPRRAFQGWRYLDPADAPPDLAETGGGDLPDDLARRLREAGAW; translated from the coding sequence GTGACCCTGCACATGATCCGCCTCTGTGTCGGCTGCGACACCATCGAGGACCTCGTCGCCTGGCACGGGAACAGCCCGGACCCCTGGCCCCTGCACACCCGCATGGCGCCCAAGCGGGTGGAGGAGTTGCTCGACGGCGGGTCCCTCTACCGGATCTTCCGCGGCCTGGTCCTGTGCCGCCAGGTGATCCTGTCCATCTCGCGGGTCGAGGCGGGGTCGGAAAGCCATTGCCGGATCGACCTGGAGCCCCGGATCATCCGGGTCGCCCCGACGCCGCGGCGGGCCTTCCAGGGCTGGCGCTACCTGGATCCGGCCGACGCCCCGCCCGACCTGGCCGAGACCGGCGGCGGGGACCTGCCGGACGACCTGGCCCGTCGCCTGCGCGAGGCAGGGGCCTGGTAG
- a CDS encoding molecular chaperone DnaJ, with the protein MTWLLIAAVALGLLAWAGRTGARTGRREWRLIAGGLALAALVAGVLSLLRGGWPLGLALVAGGLALAGAARSPTPKAGTRPDPPQSQPEGMSLSEARSVLGLGADASREDVLEAHARLIRRTHPDAGGTDGLAAHLNAARDRLLGG; encoded by the coding sequence ATGACCTGGCTTTTGATCGCCGCAGTCGCCCTGGGCCTCCTGGCCTGGGCCGGGCGGACCGGCGCCCGGACCGGGCGACGGGAGTGGCGGCTCATCGCCGGAGGGCTGGCCCTCGCCGCCCTCGTCGCCGGCGTCCTCAGCCTCCTGAGGGGGGGCTGGCCCCTGGGTCTCGCCCTTGTCGCCGGAGGGCTGGCCCTCGCCGGCGCTGCGAGGTCTCCGACGCCAAAGGCGGGGACCCGGCCCGATCCTCCGCAGTCCCAGCCCGAGGGCATGAGCCTGTCCGAGGCCCGGTCGGTCCTCGGCCTCGGCGCGGACGCCAGCCGGGAGGATGTCCTCGAGGCCCACGCCCGCCTGATCCGCCGCACCCACCCCGACGCCGGCGGCACGGACGGCCTCGCCGCCCACCTCAACGCCGCGAGGGACAGGCTGCTTGGGGGATAA
- a CDS encoding BLUF domain-containing protein, which yields MLVRCLYASRPVQPMNGALLDGILEQCRRNNPRQGITGLLCVADDLFVQLLEGGRDEVCEIFNAIVRDDRHKQVRLLSYEEITERRFGNWTMGHVAIPRVNPSLLLKYFKRVELDPFDGSGQATLSLLGELVATAAIVTRGE from the coding sequence ATGCTCGTGCGCTGCCTCTACGCCAGCCGCCCCGTCCAGCCCATGAACGGCGCGCTGCTCGACGGCATCCTCGAACAATGCCGCCGCAATAATCCCCGGCAGGGGATCACCGGCCTCCTATGCGTCGCCGATGACCTGTTCGTCCAACTGCTCGAGGGCGGCCGCGACGAGGTCTGCGAGATCTTCAACGCCATCGTCCGGGACGACCGGCACAAGCAGGTCCGCCTGCTCTCCTACGAGGAGATCACGGAGCGGCGCTTCGGCAACTGGACCATGGGCCACGTGGCCATTCCCCGGGTGAACCCCTCCCTGCTGCTCAAGTACTTCAAGCGCGTGGAGCTGGACCCCTTCGACGGGTCGGGGCAGGCCACCCTGTCCCTGCTGGGAGAACTGGTCGCCACGGCGGCCATCGTCACCCGCGGCGAGTAG
- a CDS encoding acetyl/propionyl/methylcrotonyl-CoA carboxylase subunit alpha: protein MFRSVLVANRGEIARRIFRTARRLGVETIAVASDADLDAAHVREADRAVRIGPAPAAESYLSIPDLVAAALESGAEAVHPGYGFLSENAAFAEAVQAAGLIWIGPSPEAIRAMGLKDSARERMIAAGVPVTPGWQGDDGQEGTLLAAARDLGWPVLIKAAAGGGGRGIRRVDAAADFAAALAACRREALAAFGDDRVLLEQCIEAPRHIEVQVFGDAHGGLVHLFERDCTLQRRRQKVIEEAPAPGMTPEVRDAVCAAALAAARAVDYVGAGTVEFIADAREGLRADRIWFMEMNTRLQVEHPVTEAVTGVDLVEWQFHVAAGEPLPLAQDQITLKGWAVEARLCAEVPERGFIPSVGPLEHLRLPEGVRVDSGVEAGDEVGPHYDSLIAKLIAWAPTREGATEHLAEACAGVETWPLKTNAAFLARCLDDPDFLAGRMDTGFIDARLDRLAAPARPSAGLLRNAAAALAALSAGEASAPSRALSGFRLNAPPRDQVRVWCDGVEVVADLQEGEDEEADLLDLGEALVLFEGGSAFCVSAGPPAPEGGAATTGDGAVSAPLPGRIVAVAVAEGDRVRRGDVLLVVEAMKMEHSLTAPFDGVVDGLSAAVGDQVREGEPLARVRSEAP from the coding sequence GTGTTCCGCTCCGTCCTTGTCGCCAACCGGGGCGAGATCGCCCGCCGGATCTTCCGAACCGCCCGCCGCCTGGGGGTGGAGACGATCGCGGTCGCCTCGGACGCCGACCTCGACGCCGCCCACGTGCGCGAGGCCGACCGGGCGGTGCGCATCGGCCCGGCGCCGGCGGCGGAGAGCTACCTGTCCATTCCCGACCTGGTGGCCGCGGCCCTGGAAAGCGGCGCAGAGGCGGTGCACCCGGGCTATGGCTTCCTGTCCGAGAACGCCGCCTTCGCCGAGGCGGTGCAGGCGGCGGGCCTCATCTGGATCGGGCCCTCGCCCGAGGCCATCCGCGCCATGGGCCTGAAGGATTCCGCCCGCGAGCGGATGATCGCCGCAGGCGTGCCGGTCACGCCGGGCTGGCAGGGCGATGACGGGCAGGAGGGCACACTGCTCGCCGCCGCCCGCGACCTGGGATGGCCGGTCCTGATCAAGGCGGCGGCCGGAGGCGGCGGGCGCGGCATCCGGCGGGTGGACGCCGCCGCTGACTTCGCAGCCGCCCTGGCGGCCTGCCGGCGGGAGGCCCTGGCCGCCTTTGGCGACGACCGGGTCCTGCTGGAGCAGTGCATCGAGGCGCCCCGGCATATCGAGGTCCAGGTCTTCGGCGACGCCCATGGCGGCCTTGTCCACCTGTTCGAGCGCGACTGCACCCTGCAGCGCCGCCGCCAGAAGGTGATCGAGGAGGCCCCCGCTCCCGGCATGACGCCCGAGGTCCGCGATGCGGTCTGCGCCGCCGCCCTCGCCGCCGCCCGGGCCGTGGACTATGTCGGGGCCGGCACGGTGGAGTTCATCGCCGACGCCCGCGAGGGCCTGCGGGCCGACCGCATCTGGTTCATGGAGATGAACACCCGGCTGCAGGTCGAGCATCCCGTCACCGAGGCCGTCACCGGGGTGGACCTGGTGGAGTGGCAGTTCCACGTCGCCGCCGGCGAGCCCCTGCCCCTGGCCCAGGACCAGATCACCCTGAAGGGCTGGGCGGTCGAGGCCCGGCTCTGCGCCGAGGTCCCCGAGCGGGGCTTCATCCCCTCCGTCGGCCCCCTGGAGCACCTGCGCCTGCCCGAGGGGGTGAGGGTGGATTCCGGCGTCGAGGCCGGCGACGAGGTGGGCCCGCACTATGATTCCCTGATCGCCAAGCTCATCGCCTGGGCGCCGACCCGGGAGGGCGCCACCGAGCACCTCGCCGAGGCCTGCGCCGGTGTCGAGACCTGGCCCCTGAAGACCAACGCCGCCTTCCTGGCCCGGTGCCTGGACGATCCCGACTTCCTGGCCGGGCGGATGGACACCGGCTTCATCGACGCCCGCCTCGACCGGCTGGCGGCCCCGGCCCGGCCGTCGGCCGGTCTCCTGCGCAATGCCGCCGCGGCCCTGGCCGCCCTGTCCGCCGGGGAGGCCAGCGCCCCCTCCCGCGCCCTTTCCGGCTTTCGCCTGAACGCCCCGCCGCGGGACCAGGTGCGGGTCTGGTGCGACGGCGTCGAAGTCGTGGCCGACCTGCAGGAGGGCGAGGATGAAGAGGCCGACCTGCTGGACCTGGGCGAGGCCCTGGTCCTGTTCGAGGGCGGCTCGGCCTTCTGCGTCTCGGCTGGTCCCCCCGCCCCTGAAGGCGGCGCGGCGACGACGGGCGACGGCGCGGTCAGCGCGCCCCTGCCGGGCCGGATCGTCGCGGTGGCCGTCGCCGAGGGCGACCGGGTGCGCCGGGGCGACGTCCTCCTGGTGGTCGAGGCCATGAAGATGGAGCACAGCCTGACGGCGCCCTTCGACGGGGTGGTCGACGGCCTGTCGGCGGCGGTCGGCGACCAGGTCCGTGAGGGCGAGCCCCTGGCGCGGGTGCGGAGCGAGGCGCCGTGA